From the Gasterosteus aculeatus chromosome 13, fGasAcu3.hap1.1, whole genome shotgun sequence genome, one window contains:
- the slc2a8 gene encoding solute carrier family 2, facilitated glucose transporter member 8 has translation MDIQSERRRLLDEEDGDQDPPGLLSEQDAYLSKVKNRNLYLATLACVLGPLSFGFVLGYSSPAIPELSRIADPRLRLDAAQASWFGSIVTVGAAAGGLLGGWMVGRIGRKLTLMFCSLPFVSGFVVIIAARSVWMLYAGRLLTGLASGVTSLVVPLYISEMAHERVRGTLGSCVQLMVVLGIMGAYLAGLYLDWRWLAICSSVPPTLLMVCVCFVPETPRFLLSQGKRREAEQALRFLRGPDAPVEWECARIEDACDEQSASFQMSDLKDPGVYKPLVIGVMLMLFQQMTGINAIMFYAENIFERAHFKESDLASVIVGLIQVVFTGVAALIMDRAGRKILLIISGVAMAISTTAFGVYFYLMSGLPSRAGEEPHADLAWLALASMAVFITGFALGWGPIPWLVMSEIFPSKVRGVASAACVLTNWSMAFIVTKTFQDLMGLLTSAGTFWLFSSMCLLNVLFTVAFVPETKGKTLEQIEASFRGSSGP, from the exons ATGGACATCCAGAGCGAGAGGAGGCGACtgctggacgaggaggacggagaCCAGGACCCCCCCGGGCTGCTGTCCGAGCAGGACGCGTACCTCAG CAAGGTGAAGAACCGGAACTTGTACCTGGCCACGCTGGCGTGCGTCCTGGGGCCCTTGAGCTTCGGCTTCGTGTTGGGCTACAGCTCGCCCGCCATCCCCGAGCTCTCCCGCATCGCCGACCCGCGGCTGCGGCTGGACGCCGCCCAGGCCTCCTGGTTCGGG tCCATCGTGACGGTGGGGGCGGCGGCCGGCGGCCTGCTGGGCGGCTGGATGGTGGGGCGGATCGGCAGGAAGCTCACCCTCATGTTCTGCTCGCTGCCGTTCGTCTCGGGCTTCGTCGTCATCATCGCGGCGCGGAGCGTGTGGATGCTGTACGCCGGCCGGCTGCTCACGGGCCTCGCCAGCGGGGTCACGTCGCTGGTCGTCCCG CTGTACATCTCTGAGATGGCACACGAGCGCGTCCGCGGCACCTTGGGCTCCTGCGTGCAGCTGATGGTGGTGCTCGGCATCATGGGAGCTTACCTGGCAG GTCTCTACCTGGACTGGCGCTGGCTGGCGATCTGCAGCTCCGTCCCGCCCACCCTGCTGATGGTCTGCGTGTGCTTCGTGCCGGAGACGCCGCGCTTCCTGCTGTCGCAGGGCAAGAGGCGGGAGGCCGAGCAGGCGCTGCGCTTCCTGCGGGGGCCGGACGCCCCCGTCGAGTGGGAGTGCGCCCGCATCGAGGACGCCTGTGACGAGCAG AGTGCCAGCTTCCAGATGTCCGACCTGAAGGACCCGGGCGTCTACAAGCCGCTGGTGATCGGCGTCATGCTGATGTTATTCCAGCAGATGACGGGCATCAACGCCATCATGTTCTACGCAGAGAACATATTTGAACGGGCACATTTTAAG GAGAGCGACCTGGCCTCGGTGATCGTGGGTCTCATCCAGGTCGTCTTCACCGGAGTGGCGGCGCTCATCATGGACCGAGCCGGAAGGAAAATCCTTCTGATAATCTCAG gcgttgccatggcgatcaGCACCACGGCGTTCGGGGTTTACTTCTACCTGATGTCCGGACTTCCCAGCCGGGCTGGAGAAGAACCGCACGCGGACCTGGCCTGGCTGGCCCTGGCCAGCATGGCCGTCTTCATCACAG GCTTCGCTCTGGGATGGGGTCCCATCCCGTGGCTGGTGATGTCGGAGATCTTCCCCTCCAAAGTGAGGGGGGTCGCCAGCGCCGCCTGCGTCCTCACCAACTGGAGCATGGCCTTCATCGTCACCAAGACCTTCCAGGACCTGATG